AGCATGGGTTCAGCTAGACTAGTCTACTTGCTTATACACAAGGCAGTCTTGTATTATATGATTGATCTGTTCATTAAAAGTGTAAGTTTTTAGGATAAACggtcatctaatcctacttgcgaTGTTCTAATGGTAGCCCCTCCATAATAAGCACCGCAGCCAGCcattgttgttgctgctgctacCATCTACCACCTCTGACTTTGCCATCATTACTATTTTATTCTACTGTCATATGCCACTATATTAATGGTATCACAACAATTCAACTGTTGACTTCTTCACTCTACCACCATTGTTCCCACCATTCACCAAAATCATCACTTTTTATTTCCAAAACCACTGTTGCTACTTGCCATCACCTGCAACCGCCAACTCTGTATTGCCTCGTTAACTAGCACCACAACAATCGCACCACTTGTAAATATTACTTGCAGTTCTTTTGTGAAGCATATAGATATCTGTTCTTGTAGGTGTCTTGTTTTTTATTTCAGTCATAAAGTCAAAGTAGATGGTAACGAATAAATTTGCGCTATTTTTACTGTCATGCAGCTTGTAGCAACTGATCATTGCACATTTAACTCTACTCAAAAAGCTTTTGGCTCTGAGGACTTCAGAAAAATCCCAAATGGTGTCAATGGTCTGCTCTATTTCCCATAATTCCCATTGTTCTGCTGCATTTAGATATTTATTATCAGCTGGAAGATTTCACAAATATCTAAAAACTATTACTATGAATCCCAGGTATAGAGGAAAGGATGCATCTTGTTTGGGATAAGATGGTGGTAAGATGAAAAACCGAGACGATTAATATCTCTTTACCCAgaatttttatccaaagattgtTTCAAAAAATTGACTTTCTTTCAGGAGTCCGGACAAATGTCTATTACTGATTTTGTGCGTGTAACAAGCACTGAATGGTATGATGTTCTAGCTCAGCATTGGACATTCTAAGTTAATGAATACATTTAGCTAAATGTACTTCTGAAAATTTCCATGTCTGAGTAAATCATTCATACAGAGATATATCTATGAAGATTTGGTTATGTTTCACATCATACTTATTTGCAGTGCGAAAATATTCAATATTTACCCACGAAAAGGTGCTGTACTGGAAGGCTCTGATGCTGATGTTATCGTATTGAACCCTAACGCAACCTATACGATATCCGCTGCTTCTCATCATTCAAAAACTGATACCAATGTTTACGAAGGGATGATAGGAAAGGTATTGAGAAATGTTTAGCATAATTCAAACATGATCTTTTTATactcatttttctttttgctgAATATTGGTACGCTCCATTTATGAGTTTTAAGTTCTACAACATGACGGTTTAATGTTTTACCTAATTGTCGTTGGCTTGTCGACGCAGGGAAAAGTCGAAGTCACTATTTCACAGGGGAGGGTGGTTTGGGAAGATGATGAACTAAAGGTCACACCAGGATCGGGTAGGTACATCAAGATGCCACCTTTTGGTTATCTTTTCGATGGCATACAGAAGGTTGATGCTTCATATCTTGCCTCTCTTAATGCTCCGGTTCAACGCAGTAAAGCTACGTCATGATCTTTAACGAGTTAATCTGTTTATGCCAAAATAAATGATGGATTATTCAACTGGGATGTAACAGACACATAATGCATGTAAATTATCGAAGATTTaggctgttttttttttttgaactgcctgaataaaatatattttgaagGAAATCCTTAGAGGAATTTTATTTTGTGCACTGTGAGTTTCGGTCGGTTCAGATGGACCAGTGAGCTTGATGTGTTGGACAATTCTTGTTGCCTATGTTGTTTTGTAAGGCTCACAAATTATGTTGAAAGAGTATTCATATTTAGTCAATTTGCTCAATGGATTTAGCTGATAACAACACATAGGGCAAGCGCATAGTATTCTGTCTCAATCAGATAAGAGTTTGATTTCCAGGGGTTTCACCGTAAATTTCCCTCTGATGTGGGGCCGTGGccgtttcattttttttttttttgggatagatttttttttttaaatgtacaAAAACAGAATGCacattttcacatttttttttaaaaaattgttttttagGAATTCTAAAAAACTAAGTGCTTTAAATAAAATACTGAACTTTGAATTTGATGGCCCGCCATGTGTGTTCCTCAAACAACTCACTTGTTGAAATCGAACCAATCAATTAGGCGTGACAGCTTGTGGATCTCCCGGCAAAATCGGCTTTAAGGTGGCCCAATTTGACTATGAAATATTTTATCAGTTAGTTATTgaaaaaaagtattttttttccgAACAGCTAAAAATTGAtgtccatattttttttttcaaaaatataaactattaaaacatataaaattatattCACATGATATTTCTGCAATTAGATTTTTGAAGGATATGAACGTAATTTTGTTCGTTTATGGATGGCTGATTGCCAAACCATTTCTTTCTATCGACCCGGCCGCCTTGAGCCCTTGACTCGCTTTCTAGTTCCTTCTTTCCTCCTATATAATCAAGTTCGCATCTCTTTCGGTTTCAGATCTACTATAGTCAAACCTCTTCTTCTCTGCTCCTGCTCAAAGCAAACGTCTTCCATGGCGGAACAATTGACGGATGACCAGATCGCCGAGTTCAAGGAGGCCTTCAGCCTCTTCGATAAGGACGGGGACGGTTAgatccctctttcttctccctttTTCTTGTTCGTTCTCGGATCTTCTTCCTTTGTTTGACAGATCTCGTTATTGATGGCTTTATTCCTCGATCTATTTCGTGGTCTCGGTGGACTGAGGGCTTTTGATTGATCTGTTGTGTTCGGATCCGTACTAGCTGTGGCTTTTTGTAGATTAGGGTTTTCTGTTCTGCTCGATGGGACCAGGTTATACTCCTATACGGATTTGTTGTGATGATGTTCTGCTTGGTTTAGGTAGGCGGCATGTTTTGTTGTTCTGGTCTATTGATCTGTGTTGTACTTGTTGGTTTTAATAGCGTTGACGGGTTGGTCGTTCTTGCTGTGTTAGTTTCCCATTGTAACTGATCTGTTGATGCCGACTTATTGATCTTTGCTCGTATCCATTTTTTTCCCACTTTGTAATATTGCCTTTTTTTTTTACCATGATTGATTCATGTGATTACCCGGCGCTGTTAGTGTTCCTTTGTGCTGCTTGATTGCGTCAATGAGCATTAACCAATGATCAACGTGCCAAATTAGTCAAAACGCTGCATGTAAACAACCCTTAACATGAGGTATAACTTATAATCCGAATAATTAGGATGTGATGATATGAGTTGGAGCTCCACTCTGGAACCATGTTCAGTTGACAGTAAGGTGTCACGTTAAATGTTGTCAGCTTCCTGGTTTTGTGTAGTGAAAGGTTAAAAACTAGATTTAATCTACTCTTGTTGGGTTTAAAAACTAGATTTATCTACTCTTGTCCTGTTTTCGATCTTATTCTCATTGTTCCATATTCTGTTGACTTTACTGAGAATATCTTCTTTTGATTGTTTTAGGATTGCATTTGTTCAAGTGGATCTTATAGTTAGCTTTGTTCTAGCTTCATGTTTTGCAAATACATTGAATTGAATTTATTGCATCAAGCCACAGGGTTACTGAAAGCTAGGGCCTCTTTTATCATATCCAGACTACCAGAGGAAAGGCAAGTGGAAATAAAAGTAGTATATTCGAAGAGGTCGATTGATATGATCAGCGGGCAGGGTCCCATTTTTTGCACAGTTTTTACTTGAAGCAGTTTGTATTGGATGGGGGCCTAGTCTGATTCTGTTAAAATtgactttatattaaaaaaattaaaaaataacaataaacagGGAGTTAGATTTAGAATATCAATTTCATTCTTCGTTAGTATAATTGTTCATTACCATTTGCATAATTCATTGGACTTAAATTCAACCGTATTATTTAGAAAAGATTGAAAATCAAGTCATAATATCAATTGAACATCAAACAATAATATATGTTTAGATGATAAGATAAACATAAGATTAAATAGTGCATCTTATTGTTTGATAGGCATATCATTGGACTTAAATTGGTAACACATTAAAGAGTGCTATAATACTATGAACAATTTTTATCAGAATTCTAATAAGTAAGAAAACGATATTAAAATTTgaacataattattacaataCTATAAAAAAATTAACACCATGTTATTCAATGCACATTCTAAACCATAAAGTAACATACTATGGAGGATGGATATTGAAGATAATTGCAtctatagaaaatttaaaatgacAAGTTGTATGTACTAATGGATTATATGGATTTATCTTGTCATTGAGTTCTACACAACATAGAGTTGTAATTGTCATTGAGCTCTGCACAAtataatgttggtgcagcgggagcAGTTCAGATAGCTAGGAGCGGTGAATAACGACCtacaaatttgaatttgaatttctctTGCTGAcaacttagcaaggacacacacattaattaatcaaaaacataaatgTAAGAGActtgaatttacttggtttgcaactagGAAGTTGCTATTCTTAAGACTATGAAGAACACTACTGAGATCTCCTTCGAACATGAGTCGGAGGCGGAGAACCTCCTTAGTTGAGCATAAGACTAAGATAGAACTGAATGAACGTGAGCTAAACAAGTGTGTTGTACCTAACTACGAGCCTCGATCCTCTTTTTGATAGCCTTTGTCATCGATCTGACCGTTTGCTGATGCGACATCTTCTGGGCACCTCGAAGttgtccgggtgcctggactgaTTGAAGTTGATCCACTTTGGAAATGGTCTGCTAACGACTCTTGATGACTTCTCGCATTTCGAGAGTCTCGAAGtgatccgggcgcttggaagtGATCTGGGTGTCTGGAGTCTGCTGATGTCGATGTCGTCTTGACCCGTTTCAACAATTGCTCCTGTTGACATGGCCTCAGCTTCCGGGAGACTGGATTTGTTTTGGGCGCAAGGAGTCCTAGCATCTGGAATGGTCATCTTGTGAAGTTGACCATTTTCTTATTCAGTTGTGTGGGTGAGAATTGAGCTCACCCCAACTCAATTCTGTTTTCCTGAAGCAGTCTTCATTTCGGCTtatcatccctcggatgcatcccaTACATCCTTCTCGCTCCATCGAAGAACTCTTTTGCAGTTTCTCGTCTTTCGGGTGCACTAAGCTCATCGGCTCCTCTTATGCAATCCTTCACGATTGCTTGCGTCTTCCGTCTCGGATGCTTGTGTGTTTCCCTAATTGCTTGTACATTTAGAAACACAAGTTAAATCCACAAGGTCTAACTTAATCTGTGTTAAACTCACATCAGAACTGTGACTCAACCACTTGAGGTACTTACAAAAtgtctttttttatttatttatgtaaatcAACACAGATTAAGTTAgagataaaataaaaagaatgtaataaatattttaaagtagcaaagcaataaatttaaaaaaaattacattctttccttctaactttttttttatatctcctcctttgatcacatcaaaaataaatttcaaaaaattatttaattgaaaaaaaattaaaatatttacgAGTGATAGCCCACAATATTTTCTAtcacaaaaaattcattttaattatttttttattttcaattaacaAGATTTTCTTTGAACAATTATTAAAAAATACTAACAAGTCAAAAAATTCTGAAATTTTAGATAATGATAGGAAACATGTCATTTTCACAGAAAatgattttcataaaaattttgtacacgaaataaaatttgattttgatcatgcatattgagaaaaaaaattcttttccttagttcaaatttttctaaatgattaaaatagattttgacacTTAAAATAACTTCATGCCTACtggatttatcaaatattttcgagggataaaatattttgatatttttctaattgagCCCCTAGAATCTGAAAATTATATTTTGGTCCTTCTCTTCCAACTTTTATTCTTTGGttctttaataaattcaaattatATGAACCAATTGAAAAATTTTCTAGACTTAATTTTAATGAATATATCTGGTCCCTTTATCTTAAGTTTTCATTTGATAATCTCTCATATTCTTCTTTTGAGCAtgacttgtctaatttattttctAAGTCTAATTTAACTTTCTTCAATTCTATGTGCTTAGCTCTTAATTTACACAATGAGCTAGAAAACATTTTAATCGCTCATAAAACTGATATGAGGGTAGAAgtcttacctcacttaccatgtctgATTCGTTGATTGAGGCTACCCCTACATTGTTACTTTCTGCGGTTGATGAGTAGTCTTCTCCCTGATGAGTCGCCATCATTGCAAGCCCTGCCATTTGTTCCGACTCTGAATCTTTTGAGGAGTCGTTccaagttgcttttagattcttgtatttgtcttgtgtaggcttcttgtccttgccctttcctttttctttttcttgagcTTGAGTCAATTGTCCTTGTTGTGACCTTCCTCATCACAATTGAAGCACCTTactttccttttctccttactttccttttctcctttcttcttagtAGTCTTGAGGTCTTACCAGATAAGCTTCTTTATCTCCATCCAAAGATGTGCCCAATTTCGACTTGCTCTTCTTTGCTTTTAAAGTGATGTTGTGGTTCATCGTTCTTGTTTCTTTCATACCTTCACATCTAGATTCGTAGTGGAAAAAAATTACACTACTTATCtcgagaattttttaaaagaattcctCTAAACTACTTATCTTGAGATTTTTGAAATATAGGAGTCTACTATTGATACCCATTCTTGATTCTTGGAAATGCATTGAGTGTAGATGTGAGCATGTCTCGGTTTCTTGGAAATGCATTGAGTGGAGATCCTTAGTCTAAATTGATTTGGGGTCAGCTGTATAGTATACAAGGGTTTGATATGATATATGATAAGTTAATTCCAAAGTTGTAAATGAAGATAACAAATATCAAAGTATGCTGACTATATTGATTttagtgttctttttttttaatgcGCGAAAAGGTCCTTACCAATTTGAATCCTAATATTAGAGTGTATAAACCACCAAACGAATAATTTGgtcattttttaaaattcattgcaTCTCGAATTTCAATAAATATTATGATTTTTACAATTAGCCAAAAGTCACTAGGGGTTAAAATTGTTATTGAAGGAATGAAGTCCCACAAGACATATCACAGTATTCTGGAGAGTGCTGATGTCTCTGGAACTTAGAATGTTTgaattgtttgttttttttttccctacTGTTTGAAAATGTTTACATAATTTTTCCTGAAATAGCTATGCACTTTGTTATGCTAAGTTGCTCAAATGGGTCCTAGGTGAAACGGGTGTCATTGTCTTTAATATAATTATCCATATTTTTCACTTGATGGTAGGGCAGGACAACTTCAACCCTCTATAAACCTCACATTTAAAGCAATCATGTGTACCGAGTTATTCTTTAGTTTAAGttgattttcctagaattttgtTTTCCTTGTTTCAATGATGTAGATTGAAATTATTGCCTACAATCAATATTAACTGTTCTTATAATAATATGTTGAAACTAATTTTCTCTAGATTGGCATCACCACCATGCCTAAATGTGTCTTTTTCATATTTGTTCGCTGCAAATATGTTGTTTGTATCTGTGTTGAGTATTCATTTCCAGAGAAACTTCATATAGGcaccagttttttttttttttttttttttttgtaatgtgGTTATTTTATAAGAAAACTCCGACAGAATTTTGGGAAATCATAATTAATGTAGACAATGTGTAACTAATTTAGTTTTGGTATTTTCGTGAATATGTTCTTGGGTCAATGTTTTTTCTTCAGACATTTTTTATTGATTGGTGTTCAATTTAATCATTgactaaaataataaattttttgtcATTATTGTTTAcacgatttgattttttttttaaaactaaacagGTTGCATTACGACTAAAGAGCTTGGAACTGTGATGCGATCGTTGGGCCAGAATCCTACAGAAGCAGAGCTGCAGGACATGATCAATGAGGTCGACGCTGATGGCAACGGAACTATAGACTTTCCAGAGTTTCTTAATCTGATGGCTCGTAAAATGAAGGATACAGACTCAGAAGAGGAGCTTAGGGAGGCCTTCAGAGTGTTCGACAAGGATCAGAATGGTTTCATTTCTGCTGCTGAGCTTCGTCATGTCATGACCAATCTTGGAGAGAAGTTGACTGACGAGGAGGTCGATGAAATGATCCGTGAAGCCGATGTGGATGGTGATGGTCAAATCAACTATGATGAGTTTGTTAAAGTCATGATGGCCAAGTGAGTGATTTCCAAAAATGACTTCcttataaaaaaacaaagactATCATTTCAGATATGTATCGTTTGGCTTAGTTTTCAGAGTAGGCAACGCTTATTTTCTTCGCTCTTTGATGACTGGGACTATTTGTGAATTTGTAATTCTGGTTCTCGTTTGTGCTTGAAATTTTATGTTATGTTTATTTTAGTTATATTTTTCGCAGCTCTTATATATGTTCTTGCTTTACT
This window of the Zingiber officinale cultivar Zhangliang chromosome 3B, Zo_v1.1, whole genome shotgun sequence genome carries:
- the LOC121967776 gene encoding calmodulin-3-like, encoding MAEQLTDDQIAEFKEAFSLFDKDGDGCITTKELGTVMRSLGQNPTEAELQDMINEVDADGNGTIDFPEFLNLMARKMKDTDSEEELREAFRVFDKDQNGFISAAELRHVMTNLGEKLTDEEVDEMIREADVDGDGQINYDEFVKVMMAK